One region of Phycisphaerales bacterium genomic DNA includes:
- a CDS encoding aminotransferase class IV, with protein MLQTFNEKNRDIVYYVNGLLIPRDEPGVSPFDSSVQGGDAVWEGLRLYSGRIFKLREHLDRLRSSALALAFESIPSHEHIIEAIRQTLAANGMTDGVHIRLTLTRGVKITSGMDPRLNQAGPTLIVLAEHKPPVYGRTGLSLITSSIRRFAPDAMDPKIHHCNLIQSILAKIQANAAGADDALMLDPRGFVAETNATHVFLVDQGIVRTPHTLHCPEGITRAAVLELCAANGIACEVCDLSLTDLYRADEVFCTGTMGELAAVTRVDGRIIGNGQVGPITQRLSSLFSQLTAQQGERVV; from the coding sequence ATGCTCCAGACCTTCAACGAAAAAAATCGCGACATCGTTTACTACGTCAACGGGCTGTTGATCCCGCGCGATGAGCCGGGAGTCAGCCCATTTGATTCATCCGTGCAGGGCGGCGATGCCGTCTGGGAAGGGTTGCGCCTCTACAGCGGGCGCATCTTCAAACTGCGCGAGCATCTCGACCGGCTGCGCTCGTCGGCCCTGGCGCTGGCGTTCGAGTCGATCCCTTCGCACGAGCACATCATCGAGGCGATCCGCCAGACGCTTGCCGCCAACGGGATGACCGACGGCGTGCACATCCGCCTGACGCTCACGCGCGGCGTGAAGATCACCAGCGGCATGGACCCGCGGCTCAATCAGGCCGGGCCGACGCTCATCGTCCTCGCCGAGCACAAACCGCCGGTCTACGGGCGCACGGGCCTGTCGCTCATCACCTCGTCGATCCGGCGCTTCGCGCCCGATGCGATGGACCCGAAGATCCACCACTGCAATCTGATCCAGTCCATCCTCGCCAAGATCCAGGCCAACGCGGCCGGGGCGGATGATGCCCTCATGCTTGACCCGCGCGGCTTCGTCGCCGAGACGAACGCCACGCACGTGTTCCTCGTCGATCAGGGCATCGTGCGCACGCCGCACACGCTGCATTGCCCCGAGGGCATCACCCGCGCTGCCGTCCTCGAACTCTGCGCCGCCAATGGAATCGCCTGCGAAGTGTGCGACCTATCCCTCACCGACCTCTACCGCGCCGACGAAGTCTTCTGCACCGGCACGATGGGCGAACTCGCGGCGGTGACGCGCGTAGACGGCCGGATCATCGGCAACGGCCAGGTCGGCCCGATCACGCAGCGCCTCAGCTCGCTCTTCAGCCAACTCACCGCGCAGCAGGGCGAGCGCGTGGTCTA
- a CDS encoding EamA family transporter has protein sequence MKAVLFALLTGLCWGVGELFTKMVLGSGRVGALTALAVRASVALPLILIAAAIPLYATRTEPRDWMHAPPKVMLSLIFGSGLLAGGLALVFFFIALKAGQLSVVKPIAFCVAPAIAVLLGWLVLGEPMTARKGIAVCLILTGVVLLTGK, from the coding sequence ATGAAAGCCGTTCTCTTCGCGCTGCTCACCGGCCTGTGCTGGGGCGTGGGCGAACTGTTCACGAAGATGGTGCTGGGCAGCGGGCGCGTCGGCGCCTTGACGGCGCTGGCCGTGCGCGCCAGCGTCGCCCTCCCGCTGATTCTCATCGCCGCGGCCATTCCGCTCTACGCGACGCGCACCGAGCCGCGCGACTGGATGCACGCGCCGCCGAAGGTCATGCTCAGTCTCATCTTCGGCTCGGGCCTGCTCGCGGGCGGCCTGGCGCTGGTGTTTTTCTTCATCGCGCTCAAGGCGGGGCAATTGAGCGTCGTCAAGCCGATTGCGTTCTGCGTCGCGCCCGCCATCGCCGTGCTGCTGGGCTGGCTGGTGCTCGGCGAGCCGATGACGGCGCGCAAAGGCATCGCCGTGTGCCTGATTCTCACTGGTGTGGTGTTGCTGACCGGGAAGTAG
- a CDS encoding YifB family Mg chelatase-like AAA ATPase, protein MLARVQSFVLSGLDDHPCEVEVDLAESGLPKTTVVGLPDAAVKESLERVRSAIVNGGYAFPDGRLLVNLAPADLRKEGPIYDLPIAIGVLMANGSIRPPQRELTFDYRQYLFAGELALDGRVRPINGAISMALHAKRRGLQGVIVPQANAREAAAVEGVQVLGVATLAAVVSLLNGTGPAIEPEPPVNVQEMITRAKASVDFAEIKGQEAAKRAVIIAAAGGHNLLMLGPAGTGKTMLAKALPGIIPPLSPDEALEVTRIYSACGLVTRGEGIITRRPVRTPHHTASGPAIIGGGTIPRPGEVSLAHRGVLFLDEMPEFSRTVLETLRQPLEDRIVTISRAHSTLQFPADFMLVAALNPTPRGDMPKGAEGQRIMERYLSRLSGPLIDRIDIHVEVPSLPYAKLRAKPDGVPSETLRQQVDVARQRQAKRQGAGLLNSALSGKALDKYAVIDDVSATLLAQAVSELGLSARAYDKVRRVARTIADLEGSETIESPHVSEAVQYRLLDRML, encoded by the coding sequence ATGCTGGCTCGCGTGCAGAGTTTCGTGCTCAGCGGTCTGGATGACCACCCCTGCGAGGTCGAGGTGGACCTCGCCGAGAGCGGTCTGCCCAAGACCACCGTCGTCGGCCTGCCCGATGCGGCGGTCAAAGAGTCGCTCGAGCGCGTGCGCAGCGCCATCGTCAACGGCGGCTACGCGTTTCCGGATGGGCGCCTGCTCGTCAATCTCGCGCCGGCCGATCTGCGCAAGGAAGGGCCGATCTACGACCTGCCCATCGCCATCGGCGTGCTCATGGCCAACGGCTCGATCCGCCCGCCGCAGCGCGAATTGACGTTCGACTATCGCCAGTATCTCTTCGCGGGCGAACTGGCGCTCGATGGCCGCGTGCGGCCGATCAACGGCGCCATCAGCATGGCGCTGCACGCCAAGCGGCGCGGGTTGCAGGGCGTGATCGTGCCGCAGGCCAATGCGCGCGAGGCGGCGGCGGTCGAGGGCGTGCAGGTGCTGGGCGTGGCGACGCTGGCGGCGGTGGTGTCGCTGCTCAACGGCACGGGCCCGGCGATCGAACCCGAGCCGCCCGTGAACGTGCAGGAGATGATCACCCGCGCCAAGGCGTCGGTGGACTTTGCCGAGATCAAGGGTCAGGAGGCGGCGAAGCGCGCCGTCATCATCGCGGCCGCGGGCGGGCACAACCTGCTCATGCTCGGACCGGCAGGCACGGGCAAGACGATGCTCGCCAAGGCGCTGCCGGGGATCATCCCGCCGCTCTCGCCGGATGAAGCGCTCGAGGTGACGCGCATTTATTCCGCCTGCGGGCTGGTGACGCGCGGCGAGGGGATCATCACGCGCCGGCCGGTGCGCACGCCCCACCACACCGCCAGCGGGCCGGCGATCATCGGCGGCGGCACGATTCCGCGGCCCGGCGAGGTGAGCCTGGCGCATCGCGGCGTGCTGTTTCTGGATGAGATGCCCGAGTTCAGCCGCACCGTGCTCGAAACGCTGCGCCAGCCTCTCGAAGATCGCATCGTGACGATTTCGCGAGCCCATTCGACGCTGCAGTTCCCGGCGGACTTCATGCTGGTCGCGGCGCTCAACCCGACGCCGCGCGGCGACATGCCCAAGGGCGCCGAAGGCCAGCGCATCATGGAGCGGTACCTCTCGCGCCTGAGCGGGCCGCTGATCGATCGCATTGATATCCACGTCGAGGTGCCGTCGCTGCCCTATGCGAAGCTGCGCGCCAAGCCGGATGGCGTGCCGAGCGAGACGCTGCGCCAGCAGGTGGACGTGGCGCGGCAGCGGCAGGCGAAGCGCCAGGGCGCCGGCCTGCTCAACAGCGCGCTGAGCGGCAAGGCGCTGGACAAGTACGCCGTCATCGACGATGTAAGCGCCACGCTGCTGGCCCAGGCGGTGAGTGAACTGGGCCTGAGCGCGCGAGCATACGACAAGGTCCGCCGCGTGGCGCGGACGATCGCCGATCTTGAAGGCAGCGAGACGATCGAGTCGCCTCACGTGAGCGAAGCGGTGCAGTATCGGCTGCTGGACCGGATGTTGTGA
- a CDS encoding MogA/MoaB family molybdenum cofactor biosynthesis protein, with product MPSQSTSEHREAAGEQAVACAVLTVSDTRTAETDRGGPLIAELLTAAGQVVVDRAICRDEPGEIAARLDRWIAEARVQVILTTGGTGIAKRDSTIDIVAARLTHRLDGFGELFRMLSYNEVGAAAMLSRAIAGLVMRDGEGDTFVFAMPGSVNAIETAMKNLIVPELSHLVWERKR from the coding sequence ATGCCATCACAATCAACGAGTGAACATCGGGAAGCGGCGGGAGAGCAGGCGGTTGCGTGCGCGGTGCTGACGGTCTCGGACACGCGCACGGCGGAGACGGACCGGGGCGGGCCGCTGATTGCCGAGCTGCTGACGGCGGCGGGGCAGGTGGTGGTGGATCGCGCGATCTGCCGCGATGAGCCGGGCGAGATTGCAGCGCGGCTGGACCGCTGGATCGCCGAAGCGCGCGTGCAGGTCATTCTGACAACTGGCGGGACGGGGATCGCCAAGCGCGATTCGACGATCGACATCGTGGCAGCGCGGCTGACGCACCGGCTCGACGGGTTCGGCGAATTGTTTCGCATGTTGAGTTACAACGAAGTCGGGGCGGCGGCGATGCTCAGCAGAGCGATCGCGGGGCTGGTGATGCGCGATGGCGAGGGTGACACGTTTGTCTTTGCGATGCCGGGCTCGGTGAACGCGATCGAGACGGCGATGAAGAATCTGATCGTGCCGGAGCTGTCGCATCTGGTGTGGGAGAGGAAGAGGTGA
- a CDS encoding four-helix bundle copper-binding protein, translated as MSHTMPSQDMLSCMRDCVECASICAQCLHHCLHMGGEHAAPDHQGLMRDCEEICGVAASFMSRSSHQIADLCRVCAAVCTECGDSCDRLANGDALMKQCAQTCRRCAQSCEQMSTANV; from the coding sequence ATGTCACACACGATGCCCTCTCAAGATATGCTCTCTTGCATGCGCGATTGCGTCGAGTGCGCCAGCATCTGCGCGCAGTGCCTGCATCATTGCCTGCACATGGGCGGCGAACACGCCGCGCCCGACCATCAGGGCCTGATGCGCGACTGCGAAGAGATCTGCGGCGTCGCGGCCTCATTCATGTCGCGCTCATCGCATCAGATCGCCGACCTCTGCCGCGTCTGCGCCGCCGTGTGCACCGAATGCGGCGACAGTTGCGATCGACTCGCCAACGGCGATGCGCTCATGAAACAGTGCGCCCAGACCTGCCGCAGGTGCGCCCAGTCCTGCGAGCAGATGTCCACCGCCAACGTGTGA
- the acpS gene encoding holo-ACP synthase, whose amino-acid sequence MAIISHGIDLIEIARLGRMLDDHAERFLERCFTPREVQYAAAAPRKRLERLAGRFAAKEAILKALGTGWRDGIAWTDMEILPDPLGRPVLTLTGKAADLAARAGITAWTISISHTDTHAIASAIALASA is encoded by the coding sequence GTGGCCATCATCTCTCACGGCATCGACCTCATCGAGATCGCGCGTCTCGGCCGCATGCTCGACGACCACGCCGAGCGCTTCCTCGAGCGCTGCTTCACCCCGCGCGAGGTGCAGTACGCCGCCGCCGCGCCGCGCAAGCGCCTCGAGCGACTCGCCGGCCGCTTCGCCGCCAAGGAGGCGATCCTCAAAGCGCTCGGCACCGGCTGGCGCGACGGCATCGCCTGGACCGACATGGAAATCCTCCCCGACCCCCTCGGCCGGCCCGTGCTCACCCTCACCGGCAAGGCCGCCGATCTTGCCGCCCGCGCCGGCATCACCGCCTGGACCATCAGCATCAGCCACACCGACACCCACGCCATCGCCAGCGCCATCGCGCTCGCCAGCGCCTGA
- a CDS encoding DUF4097 family beta strand repeat protein: MRRSTLNLALPVALALALLLLGGCGSRAKRWLVFDKGPLQGDAIAVDVESFRGPVTVIADPDIPNVVVRCKLRAFNDIRDERGNVVYPYGDNQTLDLIDVTAEIEQDDAGHSVLRVTTSTRFAYEYDQWVGLLINVPRVDGVRIHTTDGNVDLVNVRGAVTVVADNGDVIVRTEKPVVQPVDINAVNGSIEYRIKEDSHGVYDVEAVNGRADFRGYKGMANIEQRGPSQYIATLGDGVNPVSLRATNGNVKVVVTEDPVPVGYLQTHTWMFLKK; the protein is encoded by the coding sequence ATGCGCCGATCGACTCTCAACCTCGCTCTGCCCGTCGCCCTCGCCCTGGCTCTGCTCCTGCTTGGCGGGTGCGGCAGCCGGGCCAAGCGCTGGCTCGTCTTCGACAAAGGTCCGCTGCAGGGTGACGCCATCGCCGTGGATGTCGAATCGTTCCGTGGACCGGTCACCGTGATCGCCGATCCCGACATTCCCAATGTCGTCGTCCGCTGCAAACTCCGCGCCTTCAACGACATTCGCGATGAGCGCGGCAACGTCGTCTACCCCTACGGCGACAACCAGACGCTCGATCTCATCGACGTCACCGCCGAGATCGAGCAGGACGATGCCGGCCACAGCGTGCTCCGCGTGACCACCTCGACGCGCTTCGCATACGAGTACGACCAGTGGGTCGGGCTGCTCATCAACGTGCCGCGCGTCGATGGCGTGCGCATCCACACGACCGACGGCAACGTCGATCTGGTCAACGTGCGCGGCGCCGTCACTGTCGTGGCCGACAACGGCGACGTCATCGTGCGCACTGAAAAGCCCGTCGTGCAGCCCGTGGACATCAACGCCGTCAACGGGAGCATCGAGTACCGCATCAAGGAAGATTCACACGGCGTGTACGACGTCGAAGCCGTGAACGGCCGGGCCGATTTTCGCGGCTACAAGGGCATGGCCAACATCGAGCAGCGCGGCCCGTCGCAATACATCGCCACGCTCGGCGACGGCGTCAACCCCGTCTCGCTCCGCGCCACCAACGGCAACGTCAAGGTCGTCGTCACCGAAGACCCCGTCCCCGTCGGCTACCTTCAGACCCACACCTGGATGTTCCTCAAGAAGTGA
- the folP gene encoding dihydropteroate synthase translates to MTHIWQLAHGRSLALDRYRLMAIVNATPDSFSDGGRFADASAAIEHAQRCIDDGATIIDIGGESTRPGAQRIDAAEQLRRVLPIVEGVAALPGEALISIDTTRSQVARAAIEAGAHIINDVSAGTEDPEVFDLAAKSGAGLILMHRLRPPDADSYSDQYASPPRYGDVLGEVKAWLRERVDAALAAGVQRGQIALDPGLGFGKTVEQNFELLARVSEWADTDLPILCGASRKSFIGRATGVEDPARRVMGSVAVAVQQYLHGVRLFRVHDVSAHREALDAAARLGGRA, encoded by the coding sequence ATGACGCACATCTGGCAACTCGCGCACGGCCGGTCTCTGGCGCTCGACCGCTATCGGCTGATGGCGATCGTGAACGCCACACCCGATTCGTTTTCGGATGGCGGCCGCTTTGCCGATGCATCGGCGGCGATCGAGCATGCGCAGCGCTGCATCGATGACGGCGCGACGATCATCGACATCGGCGGCGAGAGCACGCGGCCGGGCGCGCAGCGCATCGATGCCGCCGAGCAGTTGCGCCGCGTGCTGCCGATTGTTGAAGGTGTGGCCGCGCTGCCCGGTGAGGCGCTCATCAGCATTGACACGACGCGGTCGCAGGTCGCGCGAGCGGCCATTGAAGCGGGCGCCCACATCATCAATGACGTCTCGGCCGGGACGGAAGACCCGGAGGTATTCGACCTTGCGGCCAAATCGGGTGCGGGCCTGATTCTCATGCACCGGCTGCGTCCGCCAGATGCCGATTCGTACAGCGATCAATACGCCAGTCCGCCGCGCTATGGCGACGTGCTGGGCGAGGTGAAGGCGTGGCTGCGTGAGCGGGTGGACGCCGCGCTGGCGGCGGGGGTGCAGCGCGGGCAGATCGCGCTCGACCCTGGTCTGGGCTTCGGCAAGACCGTCGAGCAGAACTTCGAACTGCTGGCGCGCGTATCTGAATGGGCCGACACGGACCTGCCGATTCTCTGCGGCGCCAGTCGCAAGAGTTTCATCGGCCGGGCGACGGGTGTTGAGGATCCGGCCCGGCGGGTGATGGGCTCCGTCGCTGTCGCGGTGCAGCAGTATCTGCACGGCGTGCGGCTGTTTCGCGTGCACGACGTGTCGGCCCATCGCGAGGCGCTGGACGCGGCGGCGCGGCTCGGTGGAAGGGCGTAG
- the trxA gene encoding thioredoxin, translating to MAGADTLEFTDGNFENDVLKSNVPVLVDFWAEWCQPCRMLAPTIEKLATEFKGRVKVGKLDTDSNRQVAVKYGITAIPTVILFKGGSVHSKVVGLKSEADFKTMLEGAIAG from the coding sequence ATGGCAGGCGCAGACACACTTGAATTCACCGATGGCAACTTCGAAAACGACGTGCTCAAGAGCAACGTGCCGGTCCTCGTCGATTTCTGGGCCGAGTGGTGCCAGCCCTGCCGCATGCTCGCGCCGACGATCGAGAAGCTCGCGACCGAATTCAAGGGCCGCGTCAAGGTCGGCAAACTCGACACCGACTCGAACCGCCAGGTCGCGGTGAAGTACGGCATCACCGCTATCCCGACGGTCATCCTCTTCAAGGGCGGCTCAGTCCATTCCAAGGTCGTCGGCCTCAAGAGCGAAGCGGACTTCAAGACGATGCTCGAAGGCGCGATCGCGGGTTGA
- the mqnE gene encoding aminofutalosine synthase MqnE: MTPTLRDIAAKVDGGERLSLEEGMALFRTSDLWGLCRVANRVRERLHGRRAYYNVNRHVNYTNICALSCKFCSFYRKKDDDGAYEYDVQAIADEAAAAEAAGATEIHIVGGLHPWQPFSYYTDMLGAIRERAPKLHIKAFTAVEIVHLARIAKRPNDIAGVLRDLKEAGLGSLPGGGAEVFDDRVHDEAFKGKIRSDKWLQVHREAHKLGMNTNATILYGHIESLEDRLHHMDLLRTAQDEAIAAGPGSGRFQTIIPLPFIPDDSELEHLPGPSGVENLRMLAVCRLMLDNFAHVKTFWIMQTLEMAELMLQAGADDIDGTVVWYDITKVGGSDTHQETDVKRLRRAIRDAGYEPVERDTLYRPVVREGAQWRVAEAVAV; the protein is encoded by the coding sequence ATGACGCCCACGCTCAGGGACATCGCAGCCAAAGTGGACGGCGGAGAGCGCCTCAGCCTCGAAGAAGGCATGGCGCTCTTTCGCACGAGCGATCTGTGGGGACTGTGCCGCGTGGCGAACCGGGTCCGCGAGCGGTTACACGGCCGGCGGGCATACTACAACGTCAATCGCCACGTGAACTACACGAACATCTGCGCGCTGTCGTGCAAGTTCTGCTCGTTCTACCGCAAGAAGGACGATGACGGTGCGTACGAGTACGACGTGCAGGCGATCGCCGACGAAGCGGCGGCGGCCGAGGCGGCGGGCGCGACGGAGATCCACATCGTCGGCGGCCTGCATCCGTGGCAGCCGTTTTCGTATTACACCGACATGCTGGGCGCCATCCGGGAGCGGGCGCCGAAACTGCACATCAAGGCGTTCACGGCCGTGGAGATCGTGCACCTGGCGCGCATCGCCAAGCGGCCCAATGACATTGCGGGCGTGCTGCGCGACCTCAAGGAAGCGGGGCTGGGCTCGCTGCCGGGCGGCGGGGCGGAAGTGTTCGACGATCGCGTGCACGACGAGGCGTTCAAGGGCAAGATCCGCAGCGACAAGTGGCTGCAGGTGCATCGCGAAGCACACAAACTCGGCATGAACACCAACGCGACGATCCTCTACGGCCACATCGAATCGCTCGAAGACCGCCTGCATCACATGGACTTGCTGCGCACAGCGCAGGATGAGGCGATCGCAGCCGGGCCGGGTTCGGGACGGTTTCAGACGATCATTCCGCTGCCGTTTATTCCTGATGACAGCGAACTCGAGCATCTGCCCGGGCCAAGCGGCGTGGAGAACCTGCGCATGCTCGCGGTGTGCCGGCTCATGCTCGACAATTTCGCGCACGTCAAGACGTTCTGGATCATGCAGACGCTGGAGATGGCGGAACTCATGCTGCAGGCCGGGGCGGATGACATCGACGGCACGGTGGTGTGGTACGACATCACCAAGGTCGGCGGCAGCGACACGCACCAGGAGACGGATGTGAAGCGCCTTCGCCGGGCCATCCGCGATGCGGGTTACGAACCCGTGGAGCGCGACACGCTCTATCGGCCCGTGGTGCGCGAAGGCGCGCAGTGGCGCGTGGCGGAGGCGGTCGCGGTCTGA
- a CDS encoding RNA methyltransferase — protein MSDDCIAVNSPDDPRLWPYMNTRDRELAAIDESLFIAEGEHLVRRLLASRLRAHSVLVTSRKVDEIAPLAAGRCPVYVAPDSIIDAILGFKFHSGVIGCGRRPVNPPLDSLINAAGRTTLVVCPETHNSENLGSIIRIAAGLGADGMLLGQRCCDPFFRRVVRVSMGAVFTLPIVCSTDLRADLSVLRQRWNVELIATVANDASAETLSAATTRAERTAILFGSESQGLDRYWLDVCNRRLTIPMHLGTDSLNVAVAAGIILWHLARK, from the coding sequence ATGTCCGATGACTGCATCGCGGTCAATTCGCCCGATGATCCGCGCCTCTGGCCCTACATGAACACGCGCGACCGCGAACTGGCCGCGATCGACGAGTCGCTCTTCATCGCCGAGGGAGAGCACCTCGTGCGCCGCCTGCTTGCCAGCCGCCTCCGGGCGCACTCCGTACTCGTGACGTCGCGAAAAGTGGATGAGATCGCGCCGCTGGCCGCCGGCCGCTGCCCCGTCTACGTCGCGCCCGATTCGATCATCGACGCCATCCTCGGCTTCAAGTTCCACTCGGGCGTGATCGGCTGCGGCCGCCGGCCCGTCAATCCGCCGCTCGACTCGCTCATCAACGCTGCCGGCCGCACGACGCTGGTCGTCTGCCCCGAGACACACAACTCCGAGAACCTCGGCTCGATCATCCGCATCGCGGCCGGGCTGGGTGCCGATGGCATGCTCCTCGGCCAGCGCTGCTGCGATCCGTTCTTCCGCCGCGTGGTGCGCGTCTCCATGGGCGCGGTCTTTACCCTGCCGATCGTGTGCTCGACCGACCTCCGCGCCGATTTGAGTGTGCTGCGCCAGCGCTGGAACGTCGAACTGATCGCCACGGTGGCCAATGACGCGAGCGCTGAGACCCTCAGCGCCGCCACGACGCGCGCCGAGCGCACCGCCATCCTCTTTGGCAGCGAATCGCAGGGCCTCGATCGCTACTGGCTCGACGTCTGTAACCGGCGGCTGACGATCCCGATGCACCTGGGCACCGATTCGCTCAACGTGGCCGTCGCCGCCGGGATCATCCTCTGGCATCTGGCGCGAAAGTAA
- a CDS encoding sugar kinase: protein MPLVVTGSIGIDTIHTPSSSAAEVLGGSCTYFAAAASFFHPVRVVAAVGEDFDPRFLETIRTFPGVDLEGLETRRGSETFRWTGRYHDNMNDRDTLEVDLGVLGEAPPPVPESFRDSQFIFLANAFPKNQMQFLESFPKRRLAVADTMDLWISTERDALNELLDRIDGLVLNDSEAEMLTEMSNPVKAALTIRERYNLKFVVLKKGEHGCLLAHEEGMAVLPAYPVESVVDPTGAGDCFAGGMMGYLASINRTDFSSIQHALTHGTVISSFTVEAFSLERLRQIGIGDIHRRMIQFARAVRVV from the coding sequence ATGCCCCTGGTGGTGACCGGTTCGATCGGGATTGACACGATTCACACGCCCAGCAGCAGCGCGGCGGAGGTGCTCGGCGGGTCGTGCACCTACTTCGCCGCGGCGGCAAGTTTTTTTCATCCTGTGCGCGTCGTGGCGGCGGTGGGGGAGGATTTTGACCCGCGATTCCTCGAGACGATCCGCACGTTTCCCGGCGTGGACCTCGAAGGACTCGAAACGCGGCGCGGTTCGGAGACATTCCGCTGGACCGGCCGGTACCACGACAACATGAACGACCGCGACACGCTGGAGGTGGACCTGGGCGTGCTGGGTGAGGCGCCGCCGCCCGTGCCCGAGTCGTTCCGCGATTCGCAGTTCATCTTCCTGGCCAACGCGTTTCCAAAGAACCAGATGCAGTTCCTCGAGTCGTTTCCCAAGCGCCGCCTGGCCGTGGCCGACACGATGGATCTCTGGATCAGCACCGAGCGCGATGCGCTCAACGAACTTCTCGATCGCATCGACGGGCTGGTGCTCAATGACAGCGAGGCGGAAATGCTCACGGAGATGAGCAACCCCGTCAAGGCGGCGCTGACGATCCGCGAGCGCTACAACCTCAAGTTCGTCGTGCTCAAGAAGGGCGAGCACGGCTGCCTGCTGGCGCACGAAGAGGGCATGGCGGTGCTGCCGGCGTACCCGGTCGAGTCGGTCGTCGATCCGACCGGCGCGGGCGACTGCTTCGCCGGCGGGATGATGGGCTATCTCGCGTCGATCAACCGCACCGACTTTTCGTCGATCCAGCACGCGCTGACGCACGGCACGGTCATTTCGAGTTTCACCGTCGAGGCGTTCAGCCTCGAGCGGCTGCGGCAGATCGGCATTGGCGACATTCACCGGCGGATGATCCAGTTTGCGCGTGCAGTGCGCGTGGTGTGA
- a CDS encoding NifU N-terminal domain-containing protein codes for MGFKVVDIETTPNPNALKFNLDQQISTGTLSFLSAASTAEHPLAATLMRIDGVVTLMFRGDFVTVNKRADADWGPIKAKVRKALAEAEALPDAGF; via the coding sequence ATGGGCTTTAAAGTTGTTGACATCGAGACCACGCCGAACCCCAACGCGCTGAAGTTCAACCTCGACCAGCAGATCAGCACGGGGACGCTGAGCTTTCTGAGCGCGGCCAGCACGGCGGAGCATCCGCTCGCGGCGACGCTGATGCGCATCGACGGAGTGGTGACGCTCATGTTCCGCGGCGACTTTGTGACGGTCAACAAGCGGGCCGACGCCGACTGGGGACCGATCAAGGCGAAGGTGCGCAAGGCGCTGGCGGAGGCGGAGGCGCTGCCGGACGCGGGGTTTTGA
- a CDS encoding FAD-dependent thymidylate synthase produces the protein MSEIKRIESETPLVDLMHGSARWEIPVHDHGFVALCDVMPRLVPEGHTADFAIVQAARVSYGQGTKKVQEDRGLVRYLLRHRHTTPFEMVEFKFHIAMPIFVARQWIRHRTANVNEYSARYSVMPDRFYRPTIENVRQQSTVNRQGGDEPIDVGTAQEFLDYLTRAESLYGEYEKLIEKGVSRELARCGLPVSVYTEWYWKCDLHNIMHFLSLRMDPHAQQEIRDFANAMYALIEPICPVAMEAFRDYRLNGVFLTGLELEALRTGEALRTENKRESAEWEAKKKRLGLG, from the coding sequence ATGAGTGAAATCAAACGCATCGAGTCTGAAACGCCGCTGGTCGATCTGATGCACGGCAGCGCGCGGTGGGAGATCCCCGTTCACGATCACGGCTTTGTCGCGCTGTGCGATGTCATGCCGCGCCTCGTGCCCGAGGGCCACACGGCGGACTTTGCAATCGTGCAGGCGGCGCGGGTGTCGTACGGCCAGGGGACGAAGAAGGTGCAGGAGGATCGCGGGCTGGTGCGCTACCTGCTGCGTCATCGGCACACGACGCCTTTCGAGATGGTCGAGTTCAAGTTCCACATCGCCATGCCGATCTTCGTCGCGCGGCAGTGGATCAGGCATCGCACCGCCAACGTGAACGAGTACTCCGCGCGCTATTCCGTCATGCCCGACCGCTTCTACCGGCCGACGATCGAGAACGTGCGCCAGCAGTCCACCGTGAATCGCCAGGGCGGCGACGAGCCGATCGACGTGGGCACGGCGCAGGAGTTTCTCGACTACCTCACAAGAGCCGAGAGCCTCTACGGCGAGTATGAGAAGCTGATTGAGAAAGGCGTGTCGCGCGAACTGGCGCGGTGCGGCCTTCCCGTGAGCGTGTACACCGAGTGGTACTGGAAGTGCGATCTGCACAACATCATGCACTTCCTCTCGCTGCGCATGGATCCGCATGCGCAGCAGGAGATCCGTGATTTCGCCAACGCCATGTACGCGCTTATCGAACCCATCTGCCCGGTGGCGATGGAGGCGTTCCGCGACTACCGGCTCAATGGCGTGTTCCTCACCGGCCTCGAACTCGAAGCGCTGCGCACGGGCGAAGCGCTGCGCACGGAGAACAAGCGCGAGTCCGCGGAGTGGGAAGCGAAGAAGAAGCGCCTCGGGCTGGGGTAG